One Amaranthus tricolor cultivar Red isolate AtriRed21 chromosome 1, ASM2621246v1, whole genome shotgun sequence DNA window includes the following coding sequences:
- the LOC130828510 gene encoding uncharacterized protein LOC130828510 produces the protein MFKGDLSLHCFVKEALGDQITTILDHAVLQDIESQEEDCNLKLEAINCILEIALSCSNDVPQQRLDMTYVATKLSSIRKNFIGACSQQRRQSNQGNNRDAF, from the exons ATGTTCAAAGGGGACTTAAGTCTTCATTGCTTTGTGAAAGAAGCTTTGGGTGATCAAATAACCACAATTCTAGATCATGCTGTTCTTCAAGACATTGAAAGCCAGGAAGAAGATTGCAATTTGAAACTAGAGGCCATAAATTGTATACTTGAAATTGCACTTTCTTGCTCAAATGATGTACCACAACAAAGGTTGGACATGACTTATGTTGCTACAAAGCTATCTTCAATTAGGAAAAACTTTATTGGAGCTTGTTCACAACAAAGAAGACAATCCAACCAA GGAAACAATAGGGATGCATTTTAA